The genomic region AACTGGTGGGCGTGGAGGCTCTGCTGCGCTGGCGCAAGGATGGGCGGTTGGTGCCGCCTGACGAGTTTGTGCCGATTGCTGAAGCCAGCGGGCTCATCATTCCGCTGGGGCGCTGGGTGTTTGAGCGCGCCTGCTGTCAGGCGGCCGTGTGGAGCGCTGCGGGCTACGAGGTGCCTCTCATCTCCATCAACATCTCCACCATCCAGTTGCGCGAACCGGGTTTTGTCAATTCACTGTTGGAGTTGACCAGGGAGGCTGGGCGCAGCCCCGGTGAATTCGTGCTCGAAATCACTGAGTCTGAACTGCTGGAGGAATCGCTGTACGTCACAGCTATGGAGCTCAAGCAGGCGGGCTTTGGCCTTTCCATGGACGACTTTGGCACGGGGCACTCCTCGCTCATCAAGCTCAAGCGCTTGCCACTGGCCGAGCTGAAGATCGACAAAGCCTTCGTCAAAGACATCTGCGTGGATGTGAATGACCGGGAGATCTGCGCCACGGTGCACGCCCTGGCACGCACGCTCAGGCTGGAGGTGGTGGCAGAGGGGGTAGAGACCGAGGCACAGTTTGAATTGCTGGCCGCCATGGGCTGCCACCGTTTTCAGGGCTGGCTGTTTGCCAAGTCACTGACGCCGCAGGAACTGCAGGCACATTGGTTGCACCGGCCTGAGGCTTTGGTGGCCTGATCGGCGCAGTTCCAATGACTTGCTGAGCGAGTTGCAGGAAAAAATGGCTGTAGCGCCCATGAATAAAGCGCAAGGCGCTATGTAAAACATAGCGCCTTGCGCTTTTGCAGGGTTGCGATCTGGCGAGATCGCAGCGTTTATTGCCCTCAGGCGGCCGCTGTGCTGATGTGCTGGGTAGCCGCAGCCATGGCCTGTGCCTTGGCGTCTGGGCCCATGGCCACGCCTTCGGCGCGCACAAAGCGCACATCGGTCACACCGAAGAAGCCCATCACGGTTTGCAGGTAGCTTTCCTGATGCTCCAGAGCGCGGCCACCTTCGCTGGTGGAATACACGCCGCCACGGGCAGAGGCCACGATCACGATCTTGCCCTTGGCCAGACCCTCTGGACCGTTGGCGCCGTACTTGAACGTGCGGCCTGGCTGGGCAATGCGGTCAATCCAGGCCTTGAGCTGCGTGGGAATGCCGAAGTTGTAGAACGGAGCACCAATCACCACCACATCTGCGGCCAGGAACTGGCTTACCAACTGCTCGGACACTGCGTTTTCGCGCTGCTGGCTTTCGCTCAGGCCCTCCGTCTG from Acidovorax sp. DW039 harbors:
- a CDS encoding FMN-dependent NADH-azoreductase; its protein translation is MQLLHIDSSIAGAASVSRQLTAQTVAAWKAAHPDTQVTYLDLVANAPSHFTMDAMAPRTGQTEGLSESQQRENAVSEQLVSQFLAADVVVIGAPFYNFGIPTQLKAWIDRIAQPGRTFKYGANGPEGLAKGKIVIVASARGGVYSTSEGGRALEHQESYLQTVMGFFGVTDVRFVRAEGVAMGPDAKAQAMAAATQHISTAAA